Proteins encoded together in one Gemmatimonadota bacterium DH-78 window:
- a CDS encoding helix-turn-helix domain-containing protein, protein MSAISGKSPDASDATADAIRRLRQRHGLSQRQVSEMLGVGLRTLQRWEAGEQAPPAYFARALRDLSHELSKEYDGSIASLVDEYAYVRLIARLAHRARTRVGPEASVGSPRPVRLAELPSGLHTPCVIHAPALLELGMAGSTLSLGDELRVEGRRARVTGFAPPLRPVRTGAGFSQPGVLVNVGWPDDLGVVGPHPHGVFNGPPRARRLQSNRSHRAPWGPPGQLPDTFR, encoded by the coding sequence ATGTCCGCGATCTCCGGGAAATCTCCGGACGCCTCCGACGCCACGGCCGACGCCATTCGGCGGCTGCGGCAGAGACACGGCCTCTCGCAGCGGCAGGTGAGCGAGATGCTGGGAGTCGGGCTGCGCACGCTGCAGCGTTGGGAGGCGGGTGAACAGGCCCCTCCGGCCTACTTCGCACGGGCGCTTCGCGACCTGTCGCACGAGTTGTCGAAGGAGTACGACGGTTCGATCGCCAGTCTCGTCGACGAGTACGCGTACGTGCGGCTCATCGCCCGACTGGCGCATCGCGCCCGCACCCGCGTCGGTCCGGAGGCCTCGGTCGGCAGTCCTCGGCCGGTCCGCCTCGCCGAGCTTCCCTCGGGTCTCCACACCCCCTGCGTGATCCACGCCCCCGCTCTGCTCGAACTCGGCATGGCGGGATCGACGCTGTCGCTCGGCGACGAGCTTCGCGTCGAGGGACGCCGGGCCCGGGTGACCGGATTCGCCCCCCCCCTGCGTCCGGTGCGGACCGGGGCCGGGTTCTCTCAACCCGGAGTGCTGGTAAACGTGGGGTGGCCCGACGACTTAGGGGTCGTCGGGCCACATCCGCACGGCGTGTTCAATGGACCGCCACGGGCACGGCGACTCCAGTCCAACCGGAGCCACCGTGCACCGTGGGGCCCCCCCGGTCAGCTCCCCGACACGTTCAGGTAG
- a CDS encoding GNAT family N-acetyltransferase: MILRTTRLDLVPATAPLVQAEMRGVGALERMLGAPVGVGWPPDLCSVDTLEWALEQIARDPRFERWGMHYLLLRETDQGARAIGVAGFHGPPAGGTVEIGYSLLDRYRGQGLGREAVSALVEHALAQPSVRVVVAHTPPDAEHSIALLEAVGFAFDAKVEQEGRPFVRYLRFAPSRAR, translated from the coding sequence GTGATCCTCCGAACCACCCGGCTCGATCTGGTTCCGGCCACCGCTCCCCTCGTGCAGGCCGAGATGCGGGGCGTGGGGGCGCTGGAGCGCATGCTGGGGGCGCCGGTCGGCGTGGGGTGGCCACCGGACCTGTGCAGCGTGGACACCCTCGAGTGGGCGCTCGAGCAGATCGCGCGCGACCCCCGTTTCGAGCGTTGGGGCATGCACTACCTCCTGCTCCGGGAGACGGACCAGGGCGCGCGGGCCATCGGGGTGGCCGGTTTTCACGGGCCACCCGCGGGAGGAACGGTCGAGATCGGGTACAGTCTGCTCGATCGATACCGGGGGCAGGGGCTCGGCCGGGAGGCGGTCTCTGCGCTCGTGGAGCACGCGCTGGCGCAGCCTTCGGTGCGTGTCGTGGTAGCCCACACGCCCCCCGACGCAGAGCACTCGATCGCCCTGCTCGAGGCCGTCGGCTTCGCCTTCGATGCGAAGGTGGAGCAGGAGGGCCGTCCCTTCGTGCGCTACCTGCGTTTCGCGCCCTCGCGTGCGCGTTGA
- a CDS encoding DUF2461 domain-containing protein: MATARFTAETFAFLRDLADNNERDWFQANKSRYDDHVKDPALRFIVEVGEQLGAISPHFRADPRANGGSLFRIYRDTRFSKDKTPYKTHTGIQFRHEAGKDAHAPGFYLHIAPDEVFVGVGTWRPDSASLRRIRETIVDDPDRWIAVRDDTGFRAAFSLTGETLVRAPRGFDPDHPLIDDLRRKDFVASCPLTRDDLLAPDFRDAFMACCRAAAPFQRWLCSAVGVAF; encoded by the coding sequence GTGGCCACCGCCCGCTTCACCGCCGAGACGTTCGCCTTCCTCCGCGACCTGGCGGACAACAACGAGCGCGACTGGTTCCAGGCGAACAAGAGTCGGTACGACGACCACGTGAAGGACCCCGCGCTTCGCTTCATCGTCGAGGTCGGGGAGCAACTCGGGGCGATCAGCCCCCACTTTCGCGCCGATCCCCGGGCGAACGGCGGATCGCTTTTTCGCATCTATCGCGACACGCGCTTCTCGAAGGACAAGACGCCCTACAAGACCCACACCGGCATCCAGTTTCGACACGAAGCCGGGAAGGATGCGCACGCCCCCGGATTCTATCTGCACATCGCTCCCGACGAGGTCTTCGTGGGAGTCGGCACCTGGCGCCCCGACTCCGCCTCGCTCCGGCGGATTCGAGAGACGATCGTCGACGATCCGGACCGATGGATCGCGGTCCGGGACGACACCGGCTTCCGGGCCGCGTTCTCGCTCACCGGCGAAACCCTGGTCCGTGCCCCGCGAGGCTTCGATCCCGATCACCCCCTCATCGACGACCTGCGACGGAAGGACTTCGTCGCCAGTTGCCCGCTGACTCGCGATGATCTGCTCGCCCCCGACTTTCGCGACGCCTTCATGGCGTGTTGCCGCGCGGCGGCCCCCTTTCAGCGGTGGCTCTGCAGCGCCGTGGGCGTGGCGTTCTGA
- a CDS encoding NADP-dependent isocitrate dehydrogenase: protein MSNSPPILYTWTDEAPYLATHAFLPVVRAFAAVTGVPVETRDISLAGRVLASFPEHLEAGQRVDDDLAGLGRLVEEPEANVIKLPNISASIPQLKACIAELQAQGFAVPDYPDEPSSDAERELKARYDRVKGSAVNPVLRQGNSDRRAPKSVKAHAQANPPRNRPWPEDSSTRVATMSEGDFRHTERSLTLASATEARIEHVAEDGSVTVLKASLPLKAGEVLDASRMSRSALVAFLRRRLGEAKEEGLLFSLHLKATMMKVSDPIIFGHAVRVFFADVFAKHAELIDELGVDPNQGVGDLLSRLAALPESQRSAVEADLRAAYAQGPALAMVNSDKGITNLHVPSDVIIDASMPPMIRDGGRMWNADGELQDTLAVIPDSSYAGIYAAVVEDCQAHGPLDASTVGTVPNVGLMAQKAEEYGSHDKTFEIEVPGTVRIVDAEGSVLLEHAVEVGDIWRACQTKDVAVRDWVKLAVTRARASGTPAVFWLDRDRAHDAELIAKVEAALGEHDTEGLTLEILAPVQAMEYTLARCRKGEDTISVTGNVLRDYLTDLFPILEIGTSARMLSIVPLLNGGGLFETGAGGSAPKHVQQFVEEGHLRWDSLGEYMALAASLQHLGETFDNPGARVLGDALDDATAGYLEHSRSPSRKVNELDNRGSSFYLTLYWAQALAAQTADAELAAVFAPVAEALAAAESTILDELEAAQGSAQELGGYYHPDPVRAARAMRPSTTFNRVIDGISPV from the coding sequence ATGTCGAACTCTCCGCCGATTCTGTACACCTGGACCGACGAAGCGCCCTACCTCGCGACGCACGCCTTCCTTCCGGTCGTGCGGGCCTTCGCCGCGGTCACCGGCGTACCGGTGGAGACGCGCGACATCTCGCTCGCGGGGCGGGTGCTGGCCTCCTTTCCCGAGCATCTCGAGGCCGGCCAGCGGGTGGACGACGATCTCGCCGGTCTCGGGCGTCTGGTGGAGGAGCCCGAAGCCAACGTCATCAAGCTCCCGAACATCAGTGCGTCGATTCCCCAGTTGAAGGCGTGCATCGCGGAGTTGCAGGCGCAGGGGTTCGCCGTGCCCGACTACCCCGACGAGCCGTCTTCCGACGCCGAGCGCGAGTTGAAGGCCCGGTACGACCGGGTGAAGGGGAGCGCGGTGAACCCCGTGCTGCGTCAGGGCAACTCGGATCGCCGGGCGCCGAAGTCGGTGAAGGCGCACGCGCAGGCGAACCCGCCGCGCAACCGCCCCTGGCCCGAGGACTCGTCCACCCGGGTCGCGACCATGTCGGAGGGCGATTTCCGCCACACCGAACGGTCGCTCACGCTCGCGTCGGCCACCGAGGCCCGCATCGAGCACGTGGCGGAGGACGGGTCGGTGACGGTGTTGAAGGCCTCTCTGCCGTTGAAGGCCGGCGAGGTGCTCGACGCGTCGCGCATGAGCCGGTCCGCGCTGGTGGCGTTTCTGCGCCGGCGGCTCGGCGAGGCGAAAGAGGAGGGGCTGCTGTTCTCGCTCCACCTCAAGGCCACCATGATGAAGGTGTCCGACCCGATCATCTTCGGGCACGCCGTGCGGGTGTTCTTCGCCGACGTCTTCGCGAAGCATGCCGAGCTGATCGACGAGCTCGGGGTGGACCCGAATCAGGGGGTGGGCGACCTGCTGTCGCGGCTCGCCGCCCTTCCGGAGTCGCAGCGCAGTGCGGTGGAAGCCGATCTCCGGGCCGCGTACGCGCAGGGCCCGGCGCTCGCCATGGTGAACTCCGACAAGGGCATCACCAACCTGCACGTGCCCAGCGACGTGATCATCGACGCGTCGATGCCGCCGATGATCCGCGACGGCGGTCGGATGTGGAATGCCGACGGCGAGCTGCAGGACACCCTCGCCGTGATCCCCGACTCCAGCTATGCCGGCATCTACGCGGCGGTGGTGGAGGACTGTCAGGCGCACGGTCCGCTCGACGCGTCGACCGTCGGCACCGTGCCCAATGTCGGCCTGATGGCGCAGAAGGCCGAGGAGTACGGCTCGCACGACAAGACCTTCGAGATCGAGGTGCCCGGCACCGTTCGGATCGTCGATGCCGAGGGCTCGGTGCTGCTCGAGCACGCGGTGGAGGTGGGCGACATCTGGCGGGCCTGTCAGACGAAAGACGTGGCGGTCCGCGACTGGGTGAAGCTGGCGGTGACCCGGGCTCGCGCCTCGGGGACGCCCGCCGTCTTCTGGCTCGACCGCGACCGGGCGCACGACGCCGAGCTGATCGCGAAGGTCGAGGCGGCGCTGGGCGAGCACGACACCGAGGGGCTGACCCTCGAGATTCTCGCCCCGGTCCAGGCCATGGAGTACACCCTGGCGCGCTGCCGCAAGGGCGAAGACACGATCTCCGTCACCGGCAACGTGCTCCGCGACTACCTCACCGACCTCTTCCCGATTCTCGAGATCGGCACGAGCGCGCGGATGCTCTCGATCGTCCCGCTGCTCAACGGCGGCGGGTTGTTCGAGACCGGCGCGGGTGGCTCGGCGCCGAAGCACGTGCAGCAGTTCGTGGAGGAGGGGCACCTGCGCTGGGACTCGCTGGGCGAGTACATGGCGCTCGCGGCCTCGCTCCAGCATCTGGGCGAGACTTTCGACAACCCCGGCGCGCGGGTGCTCGGAGACGCGCTCGACGACGCCACCGCCGGTTACCTCGAGCACTCGCGGTCGCCGTCGCGCAAGGTGAACGAGCTCGACAATCGCGGCTCCAGCTTCTACCTGACGCTCTACTGGGCGCAGGCGCTGGCGGCGCAGACCGCGGATGCGGAGCTGGCCGCGGTATTCGCACCGGTGGCCGAGGCGCTGGCTGCAGCCGAGTCGACGATCCTCGACGAGCTCGAGGCTGCGCAGGGATCCGCGCAGGAGCTCGGCGGCTACTACCATCCCGATCCGGTCCGAGCGGCGCGGGCGATGCGACCGAGCACCACCTTCAACCGGGTGATCGACGGCATCTCGCCGGTCTGA
- a CDS encoding glutamate-5-semialdehyde dehydrogenase — MPADLERGLAGAREAARRLAALAPDRTAAILDALADTAVAAAPEILAANRADLERMDPADPRYDRLLLDEERLAAIADDLRRVARLPSPLGRVLEERQLDNGLQLRKVRVPIGVIAVVFESRPNVTFDVVALCLRSGNASVLKGSRDARESNAAIVRVVHRVLEAHDVDPGAVFLTAPDREVLPHVLEAVDYVDLAIPRGSQGLIDFVRDHARVPVIETGAGIVHTYVDASADLDKARAIVTNAKARRVSVCNALDTLLVHRSVVDALPELLSELGSIHGAEVFADAESHDTLHGRYEGPLRPATAEHFGQEFLSMKLAVRVVADLDEALDHIHRHSSRHSEAVVAEDPEVIEAFLNGVDAAAVYANASTAFTDGGQFGMGAEIGISTQKLHARGPMALPELTSYKWVVRGSGQVRD; from the coding sequence ATGCCCGCCGACCTCGAGCGCGGACTCGCCGGGGCTCGAGAGGCGGCCCGCCGGCTCGCCGCGCTTGCCCCGGACCGCACCGCGGCGATTCTCGACGCTCTGGCCGACACGGCGGTGGCCGCGGCCCCCGAGATTCTCGCGGCGAACCGTGCGGACCTCGAGCGGATGGACCCGGCCGATCCCCGCTACGATCGACTCCTGCTCGACGAGGAGCGACTCGCGGCCATCGCCGACGACCTGCGACGCGTGGCTCGCCTCCCCTCACCGCTGGGCCGAGTGCTCGAAGAGCGACAGCTCGACAACGGACTGCAGCTTCGGAAGGTGCGGGTCCCGATCGGAGTGATCGCGGTGGTGTTCGAGTCGCGGCCGAACGTGACCTTCGATGTGGTCGCGCTCTGCCTGCGGAGCGGAAACGCCTCCGTGCTCAAGGGCAGTCGCGACGCGCGCGAGAGCAACGCGGCCATCGTACGCGTGGTGCACCGCGTGCTCGAGGCCCACGACGTCGACCCCGGCGCCGTCTTCCTGACGGCCCCGGACCGCGAGGTGCTCCCGCACGTGCTCGAAGCCGTGGACTACGTCGACCTCGCGATCCCCCGAGGATCCCAGGGACTGATCGACTTCGTGCGCGATCACGCTCGCGTGCCCGTGATCGAGACCGGGGCGGGCATCGTGCACACCTACGTCGACGCCAGTGCCGACCTCGACAAGGCGCGTGCCATCGTCACGAATGCCAAGGCGCGCCGAGTGAGCGTATGCAACGCCCTCGACACCCTCCTCGTGCACCGATCCGTGGTTGACGCGCTCCCCGAACTGCTCTCCGAGCTCGGCTCGATCCATGGCGCCGAGGTGTTCGCCGACGCGGAGTCCCACGACACCCTGCACGGTCGCTACGAAGGCCCGCTCCGGCCGGCCACCGCCGAGCACTTCGGCCAGGAGTTTCTGTCGATGAAGCTCGCCGTGCGCGTGGTGGCCGATCTCGACGAGGCGCTCGATCACATCCACCGCCATTCCTCGCGCCACTCCGAGGCGGTGGTGGCCGAGGACCCGGAGGTGATCGAGGCGTTCCTCAACGGGGTCGATGCCGCCGCCGTCTACGCGAACGCTTCGACGGCTTTCACCGACGGCGGGCAGTTCGGCATGGGAGCCGAGATCGGCATCAGCACCCAGAAGCTGCACGCGCGCGGGCCGATGGCCCTGCCCGAACTCACCTCGTACAAGTGGGTCGTGCGGGGGAGCGGGCAGGTGCGCGACTGA
- the proB gene encoding glutamate 5-kinase, giving the protein MTPRDRLVVKVGSQVLCRPDGALSMPVLERLADRLAELRTQGWDVVLVTSGAVAAGRGPFTGPVPSNPVSRRQVLAAVGQVRLMETYRALFDRHGLSVAQVLASKSDFQSRGHYLNMRACIEALLGAGVVPIANENDVVAVTELMFTDNDELAGLLAGLVGARRLVLLSTVAAVLDDAGRPIAEWDDTVHDIADVVQAGTSQLGRGGMRSKLEAARRVAGLGTEVLIADGRDAAVLDALGADRPVGTRFPAGQAASPTRRWLATMEGHALGSVTVNAGAEDALLDRSRLTSLLPIGVDRIEGEFEKGDVIQVRSTDGRMLGCGRSQYDHLEARAVAGRRDHKPLIHCDYLYLVD; this is encoded by the coding sequence ATGACGCCTCGTGATCGCCTGGTGGTGAAGGTCGGAAGTCAGGTGCTCTGCCGGCCGGACGGTGCTCTCTCGATGCCCGTGCTCGAGAGGCTCGCGGATCGACTGGCCGAACTTCGCACACAGGGTTGGGACGTCGTCCTGGTCACTTCGGGTGCGGTGGCCGCCGGGAGGGGCCCGTTCACCGGTCCGGTGCCCTCCAACCCCGTATCGCGCCGACAGGTCTTGGCCGCCGTGGGTCAGGTGCGCCTCATGGAGACCTACCGGGCCCTCTTCGACCGGCACGGGCTCTCCGTTGCACAGGTGCTCGCGAGCAAGAGCGACTTCCAGAGCCGCGGGCACTACCTCAACATGCGAGCCTGCATCGAGGCGCTGCTCGGAGCCGGGGTGGTGCCGATCGCCAACGAGAACGACGTGGTGGCGGTCACCGAGCTCATGTTCACCGACAACGACGAACTCGCGGGACTCCTCGCGGGCCTGGTCGGCGCGCGGAGACTGGTGCTCCTGAGCACGGTCGCCGCCGTGCTCGACGACGCCGGCCGACCCATCGCCGAATGGGACGACACCGTGCACGACATCGCCGACGTCGTGCAGGCCGGCACGTCGCAGCTCGGCCGCGGCGGCATGCGCAGCAAGCTGGAGGCCGCCCGCCGGGTGGCCGGACTGGGCACCGAGGTGCTGATCGCCGACGGACGCGACGCCGCCGTGCTCGATGCCCTCGGAGCCGACCGCCCCGTGGGCACCCGCTTCCCGGCGGGTCAGGCCGCCTCGCCCACTCGCCGCTGGCTCGCCACGATGGAGGGGCACGCCCTGGGTTCGGTCACCGTCAACGCCGGTGCCGAAGACGCCCTCCTCGACCGCAGCCGTCTCACGAGCCTGCTCCCGATCGGGGTCGATCGGATCGAGGGGGAGTTCGAGAAGGGCGACGTGATCCAGGTCCGCTCCACCGACGGACGCATGCTCGGCTGCGGACGTTCGCAGTACGACCATCTCGAGGCTCGCGCCGTCGCGGGCCGCCGCGACCACAAACCGCTCATCCACTGTGACTACCTCTATCTCGTCGACTGA
- a CDS encoding Ig-like domain-containing protein: protein MSRLRRTFGALLAASAVALGGCDDVTVVVLEPSRVEIAPAPLTLDFTESATLTARVLDGEGRELDGYAVNWAVSNPSVATLSGGGVVQAMGEGTTEVTATVEGGPSGSVDVTVAPTRALLVQPGAFEFTATRGASAPAPIQAAVASSGQPIHGLEVAMSSSGDGWADVQLSADVTDGTVTVAVDPGDLPAGTYEADLMFSSPVIRDTEVPVRLTVVDPPPPSIRLAPGVIVFQMDHGGSIPLTQVLSVTTDGSSASDLEWDIAYEGEPGGWVAVDIDGRSTPTTALITVTPLPGMEPGDYQATLTVSAPGAQPASLVIALSVADSGGGDPPGGDPPGGDPPGGDPPGGGDPAQFVFNPGSVAFGASTGGSDPAPKQVTIGSDGAAIAGLDAAITYAAGQETGWLSATLNGATSPTSLDLTATTGALPAGTYNAQVEVTGTDVAPKTLPVTFVVSDVTPVVGVSPAALDIEAGAGVDPADAEIAITALAGSVAGISAAVAFDEGGPDGWLDVSLSSDAAPSVATASFDVDGLSEGTYGATITISAAGADDVTVPVELEVSEDGLEIVVPVPTVEVVLPLGGELIGLIPIPVLNVGAVGIDDLTADVTLGPGEPDWLTADVTALAGPGLPALLTLDAGAGMGSLSTGTYTADITVRSELYGTVAVGVRVILHVVDLGDVILAVDPGGISLEATVGGASVDADVSVKGLLPGLLGALGVVQISADIEYQGGASGWLDADIDDSSLTLLGPNSTMSLSADPSGLAPGQYEAIVRVEGSILGLSPLTVGSGAIRVYLNVSGS, encoded by the coding sequence ATGAGCCGCCTGCGCAGGACCTTCGGAGCCCTCCTCGCCGCCTCGGCCGTCGCGCTGGGGGGCTGTGACGACGTCACCGTCGTCGTACTGGAGCCGAGTCGGGTCGAGATCGCACCGGCCCCTCTGACCCTCGACTTCACGGAGTCGGCCACCCTGACGGCCCGGGTGCTGGACGGGGAGGGGCGCGAGCTCGACGGGTACGCGGTCAACTGGGCCGTGAGCAACCCGTCCGTCGCCACGCTGTCCGGCGGCGGGGTGGTGCAGGCGATGGGCGAGGGCACGACCGAGGTCACGGCCACCGTCGAGGGCGGGCCCTCGGGTTCGGTGGATGTGACGGTTGCGCCGACGCGGGCGCTTCTCGTGCAGCCGGGCGCCTTCGAGTTCACCGCCACGCGCGGCGCGAGCGCCCCGGCCCCCATCCAGGCCGCGGTCGCCTCTTCGGGCCAGCCCATCCACGGCCTCGAGGTCGCGATGTCGTCGTCCGGCGACGGGTGGGCCGATGTGCAGCTGTCGGCCGACGTGACCGACGGCACCGTCACCGTGGCGGTCGACCCGGGTGACCTTCCGGCCGGGACCTACGAAGCGGACCTCATGTTTTCGTCGCCGGTGATCCGCGACACCGAGGTCCCGGTGCGACTCACCGTGGTCGACCCGCCGCCGCCGTCCATCCGACTGGCGCCGGGCGTGATCGTCTTCCAGATGGACCACGGCGGATCGATCCCGCTCACCCAGGTGCTCAGCGTGACCACCGACGGCTCCTCGGCATCGGACCTCGAGTGGGACATCGCCTACGAGGGCGAGCCGGGTGGATGGGTCGCGGTGGACATCGACGGACGGTCGACCCCGACCACCGCGCTGATCACCGTCACTCCGCTCCCGGGCATGGAGCCCGGAGACTACCAGGCGACGCTGACGGTGAGCGCGCCCGGAGCGCAGCCCGCGAGTCTCGTGATCGCGCTGTCCGTAGCCGACTCTGGAGGCGGTGATCCGCCCGGGGGGGATCCGCCGGGGGGCGACCCACCCGGCGGTGATCCGCCCGGAGGCGGCGATCCGGCCCAGTTCGTCTTCAACCCCGGCAGCGTCGCGTTCGGCGCCTCCACGGGCGGTTCCGACCCGGCGCCGAAGCAGGTGACCATCGGAAGCGACGGTGCGGCGATCGCCGGACTCGACGCCGCGATCACCTACGCCGCCGGACAGGAGACCGGCTGGCTGTCGGCCACCCTGAACGGGGCCACCTCGCCCACGAGCCTCGACCTCACCGCCACCACCGGTGCGCTGCCTGCCGGAACCTACAACGCGCAGGTCGAAGTGACGGGCACCGATGTGGCGCCGAAAACGCTCCCCGTCACCTTCGTGGTGTCGGACGTCACGCCGGTCGTGGGCGTGTCGCCCGCGGCCCTCGACATCGAGGCCGGAGCCGGAGTCGATCCGGCCGACGCGGAGATCGCCATCACCGCCCTGGCGGGATCGGTGGCGGGCATCAGCGCCGCGGTCGCCTTCGACGAGGGCGGGCCGGACGGTTGGCTCGACGTGTCGCTCTCGTCCGATGCCGCGCCCAGTGTCGCGACCGCCTCGTTCGACGTCGATGGACTGAGCGAGGGGACGTACGGTGCCACGATCACGATCTCGGCCGCCGGGGCGGACGATGTGACCGTGCCGGTCGAACTCGAGGTGTCGGAAGACGGGCTCGAGATCGTCGTGCCGGTGCCCACCGTCGAGGTGGTGCTGCCCCTCGGGGGCGAGCTGATCGGGTTGATTCCGATCCCGGTGCTGAACGTGGGTGCGGTCGGCATCGACGACCTGACCGCCGATGTCACCCTCGGACCGGGCGAGCCCGACTGGCTCACGGCCGACGTCACGGCGCTGGCGGGCCCGGGTCTGCCCGCCCTTCTCACGCTCGACGCGGGCGCCGGCATGGGAAGCCTTTCGACGGGCACCTACACGGCCGACATCACGGTTCGCTCGGAGCTGTACGGCACCGTGGCCGTGGGCGTGCGGGTGATCCTGCACGTGGTCGATCTCGGCGATGTGATCCTGGCGGTCGATCCCGGCGGGATCTCGCTGGAGGCCACCGTCGGAGGCGCGTCGGTCGACGCCGACGTTTCCGTGAAGGGACTCCTTCCGGGGCTGCTCGGAGCGCTGGGTGTGGTCCAGATCTCGGCCGACATCGAGTACCAGGGGGGGGCGTCGGGCTGGCTGGACGCCGATATCGACGACTCCTCGCTGACCCTGCTCGGACCCAACTCGACGATGTCTCTCAGCGCCGACCCATCCGGGCTGGCCCCGGGGCAGTACGAGGCGATCGTGCGCGTCGAGGGCAGTATTCTGGGACTCTCTCCGCTCACGGTAGGGTCCGGCGCGATCCGGGTCTACCTGAACGTGTCGGGGAGCTGA
- a CDS encoding class I fructose-bisphosphate aldolase gives MSSHSTTNVADVLGDEADFLLNHRSTAIPSDTLHLPGPDFVDRIWAASDRTPRVLRSLEELHGHGRLGGTGYLSILPVDQGIEHSAGASFAPNPIYFDPENIVRLAIEGGCNAVASTYGALGAVARKYAHKIPFVLKFNHNELLSHPNRYDQIPFALVQNAWEMGCVAVGATIYFGSEDSGRQIQEVSEAFALAHELGMATILWCYVRNSEFKVDGVNHEASADLTGQANHLGVTIQADIIKQKQPTSNGGYPAVNKSGGFGKYDERMYSELATDHPIDLTRYQVANCYMGRCGLINSGGASGSNDLQQAVRTAVINKRAGGTGLISGRKAFQRPMNEGVGILNAIQDVYLDPSVDIA, from the coding sequence GTGAGCAGCCATTCCACGACCAACGTCGCCGACGTGCTCGGCGACGAGGCGGATTTCCTCCTCAATCACCGCTCCACGGCGATCCCGAGCGACACCCTTCATCTGCCGGGCCCCGATTTCGTCGACCGCATCTGGGCGGCATCGGATCGCACCCCGCGCGTGCTGCGGTCGCTGGAGGAGCTGCACGGCCACGGTCGACTGGGCGGCACCGGGTATCTGTCGATTCTGCCGGTCGACCAGGGCATCGAGCACTCGGCCGGCGCGTCGTTCGCTCCGAACCCGATCTACTTCGACCCGGAGAACATCGTCCGGCTCGCGATCGAGGGCGGTTGCAACGCTGTGGCCTCCACCTACGGTGCGTTGGGCGCGGTGGCCCGGAAGTACGCCCACAAGATCCCGTTCGTGCTGAAGTTCAACCACAACGAGCTGCTCAGCCATCCGAACCGCTACGACCAGATTCCTTTCGCGCTCGTGCAGAACGCCTGGGAGATGGGGTGCGTGGCCGTCGGGGCGACGATCTACTTCGGATCCGAGGACTCCGGGCGACAGATCCAGGAGGTGAGCGAAGCCTTCGCGCTCGCGCACGAACTGGGCATGGCCACCATCCTGTGGTGTTACGTGCGCAACTCCGAGTTCAAGGTGGACGGGGTCAACCACGAGGCGTCGGCCGACCTCACCGGGCAGGCCAACCACCTGGGCGTGACGATCCAGGCCGACATCATCAAGCAGAAGCAGCCGACCTCGAACGGCGGGTACCCCGCGGTGAACAAGAGCGGGGGCTTCGGCAAGTACGACGAGCGCATGTACTCGGAGTTGGCGACCGACCACCCGATCGACCTCACCCGCTACCAGGTGGCCAACTGCTACATGGGCCGCTGCGGGCTGATCAACTCCGGTGGCGCATCGGGCTCGAACGACCTCCAGCAGGCGGTGCGCACCGCGGTGATCAACAAGCGCGCGGGCGGCACCGGTCTGATCTCGGGGCGGAAGGCCTTCCAGCGCCCGATGAACGAGGGGGTCGGGATCCTGAACGCGATCCAGGACGTCTACCTCGATCCGAGCGTCGACATCGCCTGA